One Pleurocapsa sp. PCC 7327 DNA segment encodes these proteins:
- a CDS encoding helix-turn-helix domain-containing protein → MSLQKLTNYAEPIKLGTIAVKQQDRDIAPELEKLILDTLSQQDLRPEHRRRLEIVLRTEMGQSQAEICAALGCSQDTARYWMSVAQTGQIHNVYDHPIGRPKTVNQQYLDRLQELVSHSPQNYGYSFKRWTAQWLRKHLAKELGIEVSDRHINRLLKQMGLSTRKKDKRSTKPSWRKGSSIIIADLDRPSSVEFDK, encoded by the coding sequence ATGTCCTTACAAAAGTTAACCAACTATGCCGAACCAATTAAACTGGGGACGATTGCCGTGAAACAGCAAGATCGAGACATAGCACCCGAACTAGAAAAACTGATCCTAGATACTTTATCGCAGCAAGATTTACGTCCAGAACACCGTCGCCGTCTTGAGATTGTGCTGCGAACCGAGATGGGACAATCTCAGGCAGAAATTTGTGCAGCTTTGGGATGTTCTCAAGATACAGCGCGATATTGGATGAGCGTTGCACAAACAGGACAAATTCATAATGTTTATGACCATCCTATTGGCAGACCGAAAACGGTCAACCAGCAATATCTCGATCGCTTGCAAGAATTAGTCAGCCATAGTCCCCAAAACTATGGCTATTCATTTAAGCGCTGGACGGCACAGTGGCTAAGAAAACATCTGGCAAAGGAATTAGGGATTGAAGTAAGCGATCGCCACATTAACCGTCTTCTCAAGCAAATGGGTCTATCTACTCGCAAAAAGGACAAGCGATCGACAAAACCTTCTTGGCGAAAAGGGTCTAGTATTATTATTGCCGATTTAGATCGCCCCTCATCTGTTGAGTTCGATAAATAA
- a CDS encoding peptidylprolyl isomerase, producing MTSDAIAISTEDVIRQVKLSCQVPAVVKAIVARKIISQTAEELDITVEESKLQEAADRFRLKNDLSSADATWSWLEKHRLSVDDFEELVYMELLGSKLARHLCERQVEPFFVERQLDYTQVVMYEVILDDRDLAMELFYALEENEIGFFDVARQYIQEPELRRTGGYRGILSRKDLKPEISAAVFAANPPQILRPIAIAQKAHLILVEEILRPQLDERLRSQILFDLFSQWLEQQIEQAEVILTGL from the coding sequence ATGACATCAGACGCGATCGCTATCTCTACAGAAGACGTTATTCGTCAAGTTAAACTATCGTGCCAAGTTCCTGCTGTCGTGAAAGCGATTGTCGCTCGCAAGATAATTTCCCAGACAGCAGAAGAACTAGATATTACCGTCGAAGAGAGCAAACTTCAGGAGGCAGCAGACCGATTTCGCTTAAAGAACGATCTTTCGAGTGCAGATGCCACCTGGTCTTGGCTAGAAAAACATCGTTTGTCTGTAGACGATTTTGAGGAATTAGTCTACATGGAATTGCTCGGCTCAAAATTGGCACGACATCTATGCGAGCGCCAGGTCGAACCCTTCTTTGTCGAACGCCAGCTCGATTATACTCAGGTCGTGATGTACGAAGTCATTTTGGACGATCGCGACTTGGCGATGGAACTTTTCTATGCGCTTGAGGAAAACGAGATCGGCTTTTTTGATGTTGCCCGTCAATACATTCAAGAGCCGGAACTGCGCCGTACTGGCGGATATCGAGGAATTTTGTCCCGCAAGGATCTCAAGCCTGAAATCTCCGCTGCTGTTTTTGCAGCCAATCCGCCTCAGATTCTCAGACCGATCGCGATCGCTCAAAAAGCTCATCTAATTTTAGTTGAAGAGATCCTTCGACCGCAATTAGACGAACGGTTGCGATCGCAGATTCTTTTTGATTTATTCTCTCAATGGTTGGAGCAACAGATCGAGCAAGCCGAAGTCATTTTAACGGGACTTTGA
- a CDS encoding peptidase domain-containing ABC transporter, producing MEPIKRSLGKQLAKTLGQTLSERELANCLKNLTILEPTAGQLVWQSTDASGGIYLIVEGKARLLDSADNLIVSLEAGTSFGELTLFPEEIFTPHCVRASINLKLGYLDGKFLQTLTRKYPAIVERFNRQAILRELLLNHYRAASQLNLSRQGLMKMLSLLERHQLEAGQLRASLFKYCQFWLLRRGELLHSSGQRLTPGTIYNLSELIEHGSWQVTQPTELYTLSLSHWQVLRERLSESKASNDVKKTLLANLTPPRASSIEHRRKYISKSHHKVYFPSPTVKISQWWQQVTRRYPFYEQQSASDCGVACLVMVGRFWGKHFSINQLRSIAKVERDGTSLQGLMAAAESMGFSPRPVKADLKSLAEQELPAIVHWENSHYIVVYKITCDRVIVADPAIGRRILTHKEFLDGWAGYTLLLRPTALLKDAPEAEHNFWKFLELLKPHWLVLLEIAIASIAIQVFGLVIPLFTQLLLDRVVVERSTLTLTAIGAGLLLFSLFHVIMSSLRRYLIDHTANRVDLALIVGFINHTLRLPLSYFESRYVGDITSRIEENRKIRRFLTGEALTLLLDSLTVFIYVGLMFWYSWQMAMLALLIVPFFVFLAVFATPFLQRVSREIFNAKTGESSYLIEALTGIRTVKSMGIERTVRWHWEELFNKAVKVFFSGQLILERIVFSSSLIETMLSRVILIFGVWQVIQNQLTIGQLVAFNMLLDNVIDPFRRLIDLWNEFQEIVIAVERINDVIEAEPEENLQQLSTRPSLPPIQGHIRFEQVTFRYTSESDTNTLENLSFEIQPGQTVALVGCSGSGKTTLAKLILGLYQPTEGKIWIDGYDVTNVSLRSLRKQVGVVDQNTFLFGGTIRENISVAHPESTMEEIQQAARLAGADRFIDDLPLKYETHIGEGGGNLSGGQRQRLAIARALLGNPRLLILDEATSNLDAESERIIQTNLNTILRNQTTLVIAHRLSTVRNADLILVLDRGVLVESGTHNELMAQRGAYYYLNQQQLAIVS from the coding sequence ATGGAGCCGATAAAAAGATCTCTAGGCAAACAACTTGCCAAAACCTTGGGACAGACGCTTTCAGAAAGAGAACTCGCTAACTGCTTGAAGAATCTGACAATCTTAGAGCCAACTGCGGGTCAACTCGTTTGGCAGTCTACAGATGCTTCTGGAGGGATTTATCTCATTGTTGAGGGAAAAGCCAGACTATTAGATAGTGCGGATAATCTCATTGTTTCTCTCGAAGCAGGAACATCATTTGGCGAGTTAACGTTATTTCCAGAAGAGATTTTTACGCCACATTGTGTAAGAGCTTCGATAAATTTAAAGCTGGGTTATCTCGACGGCAAGTTTTTGCAAACGCTGACTCGTAAGTATCCTGCCATTGTGGAACGCTTCAATCGCCAAGCAATACTTCGAGAGCTACTGCTGAATCATTATAGGGCAGCTTCCCAATTGAACTTGTCCCGGCAAGGGTTGATGAAAATGCTGTCTTTGTTGGAGAGGCATCAGCTAGAGGCAGGTCAACTTCGGGCTTCTCTCTTCAAATATTGCCAATTTTGGCTGCTTCGCCGAGGAGAACTGCTGCATTCCTCAGGACAGAGACTGACTCCTGGTACAATTTACAATCTTTCCGAATTAATCGAGCATGGCAGTTGGCAAGTCACTCAACCAACCGAACTATATACCCTTTCTCTCTCTCACTGGCAGGTATTGCGAGAGCGTTTGTCGGAGTCCAAAGCGTCAAATGACGTGAAAAAAACTCTTTTAGCCAACCTAACTCCTCCTAGAGCGAGCAGCATAGAGCATAGGCGAAAATATATCTCTAAATCGCACCATAAAGTCTATTTTCCCAGCCCTACCGTAAAAATTAGTCAATGGTGGCAACAAGTTACCCGTCGCTATCCATTCTACGAGCAACAAAGCGCTAGCGACTGTGGGGTTGCTTGTTTGGTCATGGTTGGTCGCTTTTGGGGCAAACACTTTAGTATCAACCAATTACGTAGCATTGCCAAGGTTGAGCGCGATGGTACGTCGCTTCAGGGTTTGATGGCGGCGGCAGAAAGCATGGGCTTTTCTCCTCGACCCGTCAAAGCCGATTTGAAAAGTCTAGCCGAGCAAGAGCTACCTGCAATCGTTCATTGGGAAAATTCTCACTACATCGTTGTTTATAAGATAACCTGCGATCGCGTTATCGTAGCCGACCCCGCGATCGGGCGGCGCATTCTCACCCATAAAGAGTTTCTCGATGGTTGGGCTGGTTACACGCTGCTATTGCGACCCACTGCCTTACTGAAAGATGCCCCAGAAGCCGAACACAACTTCTGGAAGTTCTTGGAACTACTCAAACCCCATTGGTTAGTTCTGCTTGAGATCGCGATCGCGTCTATTGCCATTCAAGTTTTTGGACTGGTTATCCCTCTATTCACCCAGTTACTCTTAGACCGCGTGGTGGTGGAACGCAGCACATTGACTCTAACAGCGATAGGAGCGGGTTTGCTGCTCTTTAGCCTGTTTCACGTCATTATGTCAAGCTTGCGACGATATCTCATCGATCACACCGCCAATCGAGTCGATTTGGCTCTCATTGTCGGTTTTATCAACCATACCTTACGCTTGCCCCTCTCCTATTTTGAGTCTCGTTACGTAGGAGATATTACCTCTCGCATCGAAGAAAATCGTAAGATTCGACGTTTTTTGACGGGCGAAGCACTGACGCTTTTGCTAGATTCGTTGACTGTCTTTATCTACGTGGGACTGATGTTCTGGTACAGCTGGCAGATGGCAATGCTGGCGCTGCTCATCGTACCTTTTTTCGTCTTTTTGGCAGTATTTGCTACGCCTTTTCTCCAGCGCGTCTCTCGCGAAATTTTTAATGCCAAAACTGGCGAGAGCAGCTATTTGATCGAAGCATTGACGGGGATTAGGACGGTTAAATCGATGGGAATCGAGCGAACCGTGCGCTGGCATTGGGAGGAGCTATTTAACAAAGCGGTTAAAGTTTTCTTTTCCGGGCAGCTTATCCTAGAACGGATCGTTTTCTCTAGCTCGTTAATCGAAACGATGCTTTCTAGAGTCATTTTAATATTCGGAGTTTGGCAGGTTATTCAGAATCAACTGACCATCGGACAGTTAGTTGCATTTAATATGCTGCTAGACAATGTTATCGATCCCTTTAGACGGCTGATCGATCTGTGGAATGAATTTCAAGAGATAGTCATTGCCGTAGAACGAATCAACGATGTTATCGAAGCCGAACCGGAAGAGAATTTGCAGCAGTTGTCAACTCGCCCGTCTTTACCTCCCATCCAAGGTCACATTCGCTTCGAGCAGGTGACTTTTCGTTACACTTCAGAAAGTGATACCAATACGCTAGAAAATCTGAGTTTTGAAATTCAGCCGGGGCAGACGGTAGCGCTTGTCGGTTGCAGTGGTTCTGGGAAAACAACCCTCGCCAAGCTAATTTTGGGTCTTTATCAGCCTACAGAGGGCAAAATCTGGATCGACGGTTACGACGTCACCAATGTTTCATTGCGATCGCTGCGCAAGCAGGTTGGTGTTGTCGATCAGAACACGTTTCTATTTGGGGGAACGATTCGAGAAAATATCAGCGTCGCTCATCCAGAATCAACGATGGAAGAGATTCAACAAGCTGCTAGACTAGCAGGAGCCGATCGCTTTATTGACGATCTCCCGCTCAAATACGAAACTCATATCGGCGAGGGAGGCGGAAATCTCTCCGGCGGACAGAGACAGCGACTCGCAATTGCTCGCGCTCTTTTGGGCAATCCTCGCCTGCTGATTTTAGACGAAGCAACTAGCAATCTCGATGCCGAATCGGAGCGAATCATTCAAACCAATCTGAATACCATTCTCAGAAACCAGACAACTTTAGTCATTGCCCATCGTCTCTCGACAGTCCGCAATGCCGACCTCATTCTCGTACTCGATCGCGGCGTACTCGTCGAAAGCGGCACCCACAATGAATTAATGGCTCAGCGCGGTGCGTATTACTATCTCAACCAGCAACAACTAGCGATCGTGAGTTGA
- the murI gene encoding glutamate racemase, translating into MRESQYSQIGIFDSGVGGLTVLKELYQQLPNESILYFADTARLPYGNRSPEEITQFVREILTWMADRGVKMVIMACNTSSALALETVQSEFHLPILGLILPGARAAVQKGRRIGVISTPATAASNAYLNAVKEIDPTAAVWQVGCPEFVPLIEQNRIRDPYTKKVATKYLEPLLARQIDTLIYGCTHYPHLESLLQEILPSRVRLIDPAKYVVTAAEQELEILGLKSSCLPLPTRFCVSGSPEKFAQASRPWLGYVPVVEQVSLPAIAAPTISLETLE; encoded by the coding sequence ATGAGAGAATCTCAATATAGCCAAATTGGCATTTTTGATAGTGGTGTGGGTGGGTTAACGGTTTTAAAGGAGCTTTACCAACAGCTTCCCAATGAGTCGATTCTCTATTTTGCAGATACTGCTCGACTGCCTTACGGCAATCGTTCCCCAGAAGAAATAACACAGTTTGTCCGAGAAATCCTAACCTGGATGGCCGACCGAGGGGTCAAAATGGTCATCATGGCCTGTAACACTAGCTCGGCTTTGGCATTAGAAACCGTTCAATCGGAGTTTCACTTGCCAATTTTAGGTTTGATTTTGCCCGGTGCTCGCGCTGCCGTTCAAAAAGGTCGGCGCATTGGCGTAATTTCTACTCCAGCAACAGCAGCGAGCAATGCTTATCTCAATGCCGTTAAGGAAATCGATCCGACCGCAGCAGTCTGGCAAGTCGGCTGTCCGGAATTTGTTCCCCTGATCGAGCAAAACCGCATTCGCGATCCTTATACCAAAAAAGTCGCCACGAAGTATTTAGAACCTTTACTGGCACGACAAATCGATACGCTGATTTACGGATGTACTCATTATCCGCACCTAGAATCCCTACTTCAAGAAATCTTACCTAGTAGGGTAAGACTCATCGATCCGGCTAAATACGTCGTTACAGCTGCCGAGCAAGAATTAGAAATTTTGGGTCTCAAAAGCTCTTGTCTGCCGCTGCCAACTCGTTTCTGCGTCAGCGGCTCCCCAGAAAAGTTCGCGCAAGCTTCGCGACCCTGGCTTGGTTACGTTCCTGTAGTCGAGCAAGTTAGCCTGCCAGCGATCGCAGCGCCAACCATTTCCCTAGAAACGCTTGAATAA
- a CDS encoding bacteriocin, whose amino-acid sequence MDNLDEKNRITNSKTTKILMSKIKINNLQENKNGLSELTDKELSKIKGGLYRLRVTIPPDSNDDSFGDLVELFKFFDALDDYFDD is encoded by the coding sequence GTGGATAATTTGGACGAGAAAAACCGTATCACCAATAGTAAAACAACGAAGATTCTAATGTCAAAAATCAAGATTAATAACCTTCAAGAAAATAAAAATGGGCTGTCTGAATTGACAGACAAGGAACTCAGCAAGATTAAGGGGGGTTTATACCGCTTGCGCGTTACAATTCCTCCTGATTCTAACGACGATAGCTTTGGCGATCTTGTAGAGCTTTTCAAGTTTTTCGATGCTCTTGATGATTATTTCGATGATTGA
- the ahcY gene encoding adenosylhomocysteinase produces the protein MVATPVEKKYEIKDISLAPKGKQRIEWAGREMPVLQQIRERFAKEKPFAGIRLVACCHVTTETAHLAIALKAGGADALLIASNPLSTQDDVAACLVADYDIPVFAIKGEDNETYHRHVQIALDHKPNIIIDDGSDVVATLVKERKQQIADIIGTTEETTTGIVRLQAMFKDGVLSFPAMNVNDAETKHFFDNRYGTGQSTLDGIIRATNVLLAGKTIVVAGYGWCGKGVAMRAKGLGADVIVTEINPVRAIEAAMDGFRVMPMAEAAPQGDLFVTVTGNKHVIRAEHFEAMKDGAMVCNSGHFDIEIDLKSLGAKATEVKEVRNFTQEYKLSNGKSIVVIGEGRLVNLAAAEGHPSAVMDMSFANQAMACEYLVKNKGKLEPRIYNIPEEIDREIARLKLQAMGIEIDALTPEQIEYINSWTAGT, from the coding sequence ATGGTTGCAACTCCAGTCGAAAAAAAGTACGAAATTAAAGATATTTCTCTTGCCCCAAAAGGCAAACAACGGATCGAATGGGCTGGGCGCGAAATGCCAGTCCTACAGCAAATTCGGGAGCGTTTTGCTAAAGAGAAGCCTTTTGCTGGTATTCGCCTGGTTGCCTGCTGTCACGTTACCACGGAAACCGCTCATTTGGCGATCGCGCTCAAAGCCGGAGGCGCAGATGCTCTGCTGATTGCCAGTAATCCTCTTTCCACTCAAGACGACGTAGCCGCCTGTTTGGTAGCCGATTACGATATTCCTGTCTTTGCCATCAAAGGCGAGGACAACGAAACCTATCACCGCCACGTACAAATCGCTCTCGACCACAAACCCAACATTATCATCGACGACGGTAGCGATGTGGTTGCGACCTTAGTTAAGGAACGCAAGCAGCAAATTGCCGATATCATTGGCACTACCGAAGAAACCACCACCGGAATCGTTCGCTTGCAGGCGATGTTCAAAGATGGTGTTCTCAGCTTCCCCGCCATGAACGTCAACGATGCAGAAACCAAGCATTTCTTTGACAACCGCTACGGTACGGGTCAATCTACTCTCGATGGGATCATCCGAGCAACCAACGTCCTGCTGGCTGGGAAAACGATTGTCGTTGCCGGTTACGGCTGGTGTGGTAAAGGCGTGGCAATGCGAGCAAAAGGACTCGGCGCTGATGTAATCGTCACTGAAATCAACCCAGTCCGAGCGATTGAAGCGGCAATGGATGGCTTCCGCGTCATGCCGATGGCAGAAGCTGCTCCCCAAGGCGACCTATTCGTCACGGTTACGGGGAACAAGCACGTCATTCGCGCCGAACATTTCGAGGCGATGAAGGATGGAGCAATGGTTTGCAACTCCGGTCACTTCGATATCGAAATCGACCTCAAATCTTTGGGCGCTAAAGCGACTGAAGTCAAAGAAGTTCGCAACTTTACCCAAGAATATAAACTCTCTAATGGCAAATCCATCGTTGTCATCGGTGAAGGACGCTTAGTCAATCTCGCTGCTGCAGAAGGACATCCCAGCGCGGTAATGGATATGAGTTTTGCTAACCAAGCTATGGCTTGCGAATATTTAGTGAAGAATAAAGGCAAGTTAGAGCCTCGTATCTACAACATTCCAGAAGAAATCGATCGCGAAATTGCGCGGCTCAAGTTGCAAGCAATGGGGATTGAAATTGATGCCCTTACGCCGGAGCAAATCGAATATATTAACTCCTGGACTGCTGGTACTTAA
- a CDS encoding bacteriocin, with amino-acid sequence MQRVKINQLPETTNGLQELEEKELNKIKGGGFFPVGVPFGFGIPFGFPFFVGRKGKFKFEIK; translated from the coding sequence ATGCAAAGAGTAAAAATCAACCAACTTCCTGAAACTACAAATGGATTGCAAGAATTAGAAGAGAAAGAACTGAATAAAATCAAGGGCGGTGGCTTTTTCCCCGTTGGCGTTCCCTTTGGTTTTGGTATTCCCTTTGGTTTTCCTTTCTTTGTTGGTAGAAAGGGGAAATTTAAATTTGAGATCAAATAA
- a CDS encoding HlyD family type I secretion periplasmic adaptor subunit — protein sequence MIRVLLVDDQNMIRQMLQLSLEPEKDIEIVGSAGDGQTALREIEKHHPDVALIDIEMPGIDGLTIMQIISKHFAETKVLILSSYDKQQYINNALLSGAKGYLLKGTPIDEIANAIRSVYKGYVQLGPGVFEKYAGNDRSLHPHGRDVSLCYTSSLLEKRSQHQAIANAAPSMPTSDWHSAAHSQAEERLKSNNGSHNGNQPPTTQRQLSEVDRDSWSASTKELLDTLPQVWTRGLLYFLVVFVALALPWAMLSKVDVTSSAKGRLEPKGETTRLDAPVNGVVGAIKVREGQQVKAGQRIVELKSDIERAQLQEAQARLKGFADKLTQLKLLKNQLQMSARTQRKQNRAQASEQLELINQTQQKINFNKTAIASAKELVAKDREVVKRYRDLRQKGVVSGYQLDEAERQLIQNRQNLRQAQSELEQNQTEFKKQQSARDKIVRQGELAIIEVEKQIKELNSQLDDTRSQIAQTQNQIKSLQYRQQQSAIDTPIDGTIFQLTVSHPGAVVQPGQAIARIAPKGTPLVLKAQISSKDSGFLRVGKPVKIKFDAYPYQDYGIVLGRISWISPDSKAASAQMDNAAPASQAQNQEEAFEMEIALDRDYIEAANKRIPLTPGQTATAEVIVRQRRLIDFLLDPFRKLQKGGLDL from the coding sequence ATGATTCGAGTCCTACTGGTTGACGACCAGAATATGATTCGGCAAATGTTACAGCTTTCTCTAGAGCCAGAGAAGGATATAGAGATAGTTGGAAGTGCAGGAGACGGACAGACAGCGCTTAGGGAAATAGAAAAGCATCATCCCGATGTTGCACTTATCGACATCGAGATGCCGGGAATAGATGGTCTAACTATCATGCAGATAATTAGCAAACATTTTGCCGAAACTAAAGTTTTGATCCTAAGTAGTTATGACAAGCAACAATACATCAACAATGCTCTCCTATCGGGAGCTAAGGGCTATCTGCTCAAGGGCACTCCTATTGACGAAATAGCGAATGCCATTCGGTCTGTGTATAAAGGATACGTTCAACTCGGACCGGGGGTATTTGAAAAGTATGCAGGGAACGATCGCTCGTTACATCCCCATGGGAGGGACGTATCCCTCTGTTATACCTCTTCTTTATTAGAAAAGAGATCTCAGCATCAGGCGATCGCGAACGCCGCCCCTTCGATGCCTACGAGCGATTGGCATTCCGCAGCTCATAGTCAAGCTGAGGAGCGGCTGAAATCTAACAACGGATCCCATAACGGAAATCAGCCGCCGACAACCCAACGACAACTATCCGAAGTCGATCGCGATAGCTGGTCTGCGTCCACCAAAGAATTACTAGACACGCTACCGCAAGTTTGGACGCGAGGGTTGCTATATTTTTTGGTAGTCTTCGTTGCGCTTGCCTTACCCTGGGCAATGCTGTCTAAAGTTGACGTAACCAGTAGTGCCAAAGGACGGCTAGAGCCGAAGGGCGAAACAACTAGACTCGATGCCCCAGTTAATGGAGTTGTTGGTGCAATTAAGGTTAGAGAAGGGCAACAGGTAAAGGCTGGGCAACGTATAGTAGAGCTAAAATCGGATATCGAGCGTGCCCAATTGCAGGAGGCTCAAGCTAGGCTAAAAGGATTTGCCGATAAGCTGACACAGCTCAAACTGCTTAAAAATCAATTGCAGATGTCTGCTCGCACGCAACGTAAGCAGAATCGAGCGCAAGCATCCGAACAGCTAGAACTCATCAATCAAACCCAGCAAAAAATTAACTTTAATAAAACTGCGATCGCCTCAGCTAAGGAACTGGTAGCTAAGGATCGGGAGGTAGTGAAACGCTACCGCGATCTGCGACAAAAAGGAGTAGTTTCAGGTTATCAATTGGATGAGGCAGAACGGCAACTGATTCAGAATCGTCAAAATCTCAGACAAGCTCAGTCGGAACTCGAACAAAACCAGACGGAGTTTAAAAAACAGCAAAGCGCTCGCGACAAAATTGTGCGTCAAGGCGAACTAGCTATTATCGAAGTAGAGAAACAAATCAAAGAACTCAACTCTCAGCTCGACGATACGCGATCGCAAATCGCCCAAACCCAAAATCAAATTAAATCTCTGCAATATCGACAGCAGCAGAGCGCGATCGATACCCCAATCGATGGCACGATTTTTCAGCTAACCGTCTCGCACCCCGGCGCTGTCGTCCAACCCGGTCAGGCGATCGCTCGCATTGCTCCTAAGGGAACTCCACTGGTGTTGAAAGCGCAGATATCTAGTAAGGATAGCGGTTTTCTGCGCGTAGGCAAGCCCGTCAAAATTAAGTTTGATGCCTATCCTTACCAAGATTATGGAATCGTACTAGGTCGCATAAGCTGGATTTCTCCGGATTCTAAAGCTGCCTCGGCACAGATGGATAATGCAGCGCCAGCAAGTCAAGCTCAAAATCAAGAAGAAGCCTTTGAGATGGAAATAGCGCTCGATCGCGACTACATCGAAGCTGCTAACAAACGCATTCCTCTCACTCCAGGTCAGACAGCGACGGCGGAGGTTATCGTCCGCCAACGTCGCCTCATCGACTTCCTGCTCGATCCGTTTAGGAAGTTACAAAAAGGCGGTCTGGATCTCTAA